CGTCACCGATCAGCCACTCGTCTCGGTAGAGACCGACAAGGCGGTCGTCGAGATACCGTCGCCGTCGAGCGGACGCATCGCGCATCTGTTTGGCGCCAAGGGAGATCTCGTGAAGGTCGGCACGCCGCTCGTCGAGTTTGCCGAAGGCCCCGAGCAGGATACCGGCACAATTGTCGGCGAGCTGGGTACCGGTGAACATCCACCGGTGGCAGGACGCCCTTCCGCGCGACCGGCTGGACAGGAACCTCAAGTGTTTCCGGCGGTGCGTGCACTCGCGCGCAAGCTCGACGTCGTCCTTGAGCTCATCGAGCCCACGGGACCCGGCGGCACCATCACCCGGGCCGATGTCGAACGGGCTGCGAAGAGCATGTCCCCAACCGGACCGGCCGAACCACTGCGTGGTTTAAGGCGCGCGATGGCCCAACGCATGACGACAGCGCATGCTGAAATCGTCCCCGCCACCGTAACCGATGAATCCGACATCGACGATTGGCGGCAGGGCGAGGACGTGACAATCCGCCTGGCGCGGGCCATCGCTGCCGCATGCAAAACAGAACCCGCGCTCAATGCCTGGTACAGTTCCCGCACCGGAGAACGGCGTCTGATGCAGCGCATCGATCTCGGCATCGCCGTCGATACCGGGGGCGGCCTCATCGTTCCCGTGTTGCGCAATGTCGCCGAGCGGGATGTATCGGACTTGCGGGCCGGACTTGACCGGCTGCGGGCTGACGCAATCGCGCGCTCGATACCCCCGGGGGAACTGCGCGGCGCGACGATTACACTGTCGAACTTCGGGATGATCGGAGGTCGGTTTGCCAATCTGGTCATCGTGCCGCCGCAGGTGGCTATCGTAGGCGCCGGCCGGATCTCGGAGCGCGTAGTCGCGCATCGGGGCCAGCCCGCGGTGAGGCGCCTGCTTCCATTGTCGCTTACCTTTGACCATCGCGTCGTGACGGGTGGTGAAGCTGCGCGCTTCCTGGTCGCGCTCAAGTCAGACCTTGAACTGGCTTCGTGAACCACTGTTTGCTGAGCCACCGTTGCAATGCGCTCTTGAGAAAAAGTCTTTCGGCTGATCCAAGCCGTCGCACTGCACAACGGCGTGCGCCGACATGGGCATTGAGGTTCCGGAACCGAGCACCATATTTTCGGCAAGGGAGTCCTTGCCGTGCAGACCGTAAAGGCGGCCCTCGTAGCGGCGATAGCAGTCGTCGCTCTGGTTGTCTCCCTCCTTCCCGGTTTAGCGGAGGAGAGTGGCAATCTTGCACTGATTGTTTCGATCGACGGAGCGATCGGACCTGCGTCGGCGAGCTACGTGAAGGACGCTTTGGCCAAGGCAGGCGAACGACGCGCCGACATTGTCATTCTGCGTCTGAATACGCCGGGCGGCCTCAACACCAGCATGCGCGAGATCATCGCGGATGTGCTCGCTTCGCCAGTTCCTGTCGTCGGTTACGTCGCTCCCTCCGGAGCGCACGCGGCGAGCGCCGGCACCTATATTCTTTACGCGGCTCATATCGCAGTCATGGCGCCCGGCACCAACATCGGTGCCGCAACCCCGGTGCAAATTGGCGGCCCGATACCGGGTCTGCCGAGCGGCACCCCGGACAAGGAAGGCAAGGACAAGAAGGATGGCGAGCGCCAGCCCGAGCCGAAGGACACCATGACGGCAAAGGCGACAAATGACGCTGTCGCCTTCATCCGCAGCCTCGCCGAATTGCGTAGCCGAAATGCCGACTGGGCCGAGAAGGCGGTTCGTGAGGCCGCCACCCTCTCTGCCAGCGGCGCGCTGCAGGCAAATGTCATCGATCTCATCGCACGCGATCCGGCCGAATTGCTCAGGCAGGTCGATGGTCGCGTGGTCGAGGTTGCAGGTGGCAAGACGCAACGCCTGGCGACGAGAGGGGCCGTCATCGAGGCCATCGATCCCGGATGGATCTCCCGATTCCTGGCAGTCATCACCGATCCCAACGTCGCGTTTATACTCCTGATGGTTGGCATCTACGGGCTGATCTTCGAATTCATGTCCCCCGGTGCGATCGCCCCGGGCGTCGTCGGCACGATTTGCCTGCTGCTGGGCCTCTACGCCCTTAATTTGCTGCCGATCAACTTCGCCGGCCTGGCCTTGATGTTGGTCGGGATCGCACTTCTCGCCGTCGAGGCCTTCAACCCGACCGTCGTGATCGGCCTCGGAGGGGTTGTCGCCTTCGTACTGGGAGCGGTCATGCTCTTCAGGATTGAAGAACCCGGCTACCGACTGTCGTGGTTGGTCATTGCCATGGTAGCAGCGACGTTCATCGGCTTTGTTCTCGTCGTACTCGACTCGCTTCGGCGCGCTCGCAGCGGTCCAGTACGGGTCGGCGCGCAAGCCATGCGAGGCCTGTCTGCAGAGGTTCTCGATTGGTCAGAGAATGAGGGTCACGTCTTTGCGCACGGCGAGCGATGGCAAGCGCGCGGCGCCGAAACCTTCAAGCCGGGCGAGGTGGTTGAAATCGCCAACATCGTCGATCTGACGCTGGTGGTCCGGCGCGCGCTAGCCCCGACCTCCGAGGGAGGCACATCATGATGCTTGATTATTTGACCTATGCAGCGCTTGCGGTGCTCGTCATCGTATTTCTGTTTCAGGCCATTCGCATCCTGCGGGAATACGAGCGCGGTGTCGTCTTCACGCTCGGCCGCTTCACCGGGGTGAAGGGCCCGGGCCTCATCATCCTCATTCCAGGCGTGCAGCAACTCGTGAAGGTCGATCTCAGGGTGATGGTGCAGGTCGTGCCGCCCCAGGACGTGATTTCGCGCGACAATGTCTCGGTCAAGGTCAACGCCGTTCTCTACTTTCGCATCGTCGATTCCGAGCGCGCCATCATCAAGGTCGGCGATTACATGGCCGCGACCAGCCAGCTGGCACAAACCACGCTGCGTTCGGTGCTCGGCAAGCACGAACTCGACGAGATTCTCGCGGAACGTGACAGGCTAAACGCCGACATCCAGGAGATCCTCGACAAGCAGACCGACGTCTGGGGCATCAAGGTCACAGCGATCGAGATCAAGGATGTCGACCTCAACGAAACCATGGTACGCGCGATCGCCAAGCAGGCCGAGGCGGAACGACTCCGACGCGCTAAAGTAATCAATGCGGTCGGCGAGCAGCAGGCCGCCGAGAAACTCGTCGAGGCCGGCCGGATCCTCGCCCAGGAGCCGCAGGCGATGCAGCTACGCTATTTCGCAGCTCTGCATGACATCGCGGGCGAGCGGTCCTCGACCGTGGTCTTTCCGCTCCCGATGAATCTGCTCCACCAGCTTGGTCTGCGGAGCGATTCAACGTGACTTTGGTCATTTGCCGAAGAGACACAAATAGTCTGATCCAATCAGAATCGCAGCCGTGTTGCCCATCATGGCGCTCGGGGGCCTGCCGTGCTATGCTCCGCCATTCACTCGATATGGTCTTTGACTCCGTGTTCTCGTTTGGCCTCGAACACCCCTTCCATCCCTGCGAGGGGGGCCCCTCCTCCGCGCCATGTACTTTGCGACGCTGGTCTGGCCGATGTCGATGCCGAGCTTGAGAAGCTCTCCATGGCTTCTTGGCGCTCCCCACAACGGGTTGGCGACGCTGATCTCGCGGATCAGCGGGCGAATTTCCAATGGTACAACTGGTCGACCGCGGCTGTGCTGCGATTTCCAGTGCCAATACGATCTGGAAACCGGCGCGGTGCCAACGGATCACGGTATCCGGCTTCACAATCGTCAGCGCCTTGATGGCATTTGGTACCAATCGATACAGCCCAACAAAGATCAGGCGATCCACGGGACCGATGGCCGGTCTCTTCGGCCGGTGCCGTCGCTGGATGTTAAGTTGATGACGAAGAATCAGGACCTCAGCTTCCAGCGAGACCCGCGACCGGAACAATGAGACCAGCACCGACCAGACCATGCTGTAAGCTTCTCTCATAAGGCAGAAGCACTGCGTGATTCGGCCCCACGTACCAGCCGGATTAGGTTCCGACAGGCACAGGTACTGGCGCGCGGGTATCGGCAAATGGCTTTCCGCTAACAGTGGAAGGCACACCAAGCAGTCCGGAAAGCCTGGTTCGCCCCAAACAGTCAACCATTGGCGATCCGAACAGCCATGTCCGCGGCCATTGAACCGGATTTGCGGCTCGCGCTCGCCGAACCGCGCTTTCAGTGGTTACGATCCACGTAGTCCAGCACGCCGCTGCAGTTCTGAGCGTTACCTCAACGCGCGCTGAAGGTGAGGCCGGCGCGTTCCTTCAGGCGCTTGCGCAACGCCGGTCCCATCAGTGCGCCCGGGGTCCATATCCCGCCCTCGCCCTGCAGGTCGCGCACAAGGCAGAGAGCGCTCTCGGCGATCATCTTGCTGGTCGAGCCGTAGCCCGGATCGCGGTCGCCCGTGACTACCGCCTCGACCCGTCTGCCATCCGGCAACTCGCCAAGGAAGAGGATGTCGTAGAAGCCCTTCTCGCGCACTTCCCGAGTCGGGCCTGCGCCGGGTCTGAGACCGCCGGTCCCAAACATGGAAACCAGCGTGGCGAATGTCTCCGTCGTCACGCGAGCGACTTCCCCCAATCCCGGCGCGACCATCATCTCGTCGTAAACGAAGTCCGTGCCGTACGGATGACCCAACAGGAAATTCGTGCGGTGCACATTCTTGGTGTTGATGGGAGCCATTGGGAACGGCACAAGCCACGCGTTCATGCTCGGATCGTATCCGGGGATGAGGCCCGACGGCTGAGACGGCCCGGTGAATCCCGGCGTCAACGCGAAGGGATCGGTCAGCAGCCGGATCAGGGCTGGGTCGCGCGCGGCGCTGGCCAACGTCGCCTGAGCGCTCGCCGCCGTGCCGCCCGACATGCCGCCTTTCACCTTGCGCAGGCGGGCTTTGACTCGCCGCGCCGGGCGACCGAATTTCTCACGCGCCTTCTCCTGCAACGTGAGCACGCCGAGATCGAACGGGATGGAATCGAAGCCGCAGGAGAAGACGACGCGCGCGCCGGTCCGTTTCGCCTCTTCGTGATGGGCGTCAATCATGCGCCGCATCCAAGCAGGTTCACCGCACAGATCAACATAGGCCGTGCCCGTGGCCGCGCAGGCCGCCACTAGCTCGGGACCGTGGAGCTGATAAGGCCCGACCGCCGTGATGATCACGGCCGCCCGCTCGCACATCGAGCGCAGGCTGGCCGGCTCAGCGGCATCCGCCTTGACCAAAGGCAAATCGTCGGGTGCGCCGATGTCGGCCCGCACCTTCTGGAGCTTGTCGGTCGAGCGCCCCGCGATCGCCCAGGACGGAGCATCGTCGCCGCGATAGGACGTCGCCAGATATTCGGCGATGAGACGGCCGGTGTAACCCGTCGCGCCATAGACGATGAGGTCGAGGTCCCGCTTCACGACGTTGTTCCTCTCGAGACCCGGGAGCGATATCTTCAGATCAGTGCTCTGTACGCTTCGCGGCCACTGTCGCCAGGGGCCCACGCAACATTCGCTACCAGGCGGGCGCTATCCCTTACGCGGACCGGTCTTCCACCGGCGATCGCACCAGCTTACCTGGCGCACTCACACGCGGACGCTCGGCACCAGCAGCAAATGCCATTTGAGGGCCCAACGCTTCATTGAACTGTCCCATCGCGTTTGACGTAAGATACCACAGTTCCCGCCTTTGGGCGCGCAGCGTCCGGTTGGCGTCCGGTTGGCGTCCACTTTCGGACCCATGCGGGATCGGAGACTCTTGCAGTCGTCTGATACGCATCCGTCTCGCGAAGGCTCATTGTAAGCAGTGTCGTCTCGACGTATGTCTAGTTTCACCGCAAAAGCGGACACGCGCCGCTCTGTATCGGGGTGCGATGAGCGCGATTGTTACGCCTGGAATCGGGCCTTCTACGCCCGCAACGGCGAACTCATACACAATTGAAATTGCTTGTGATTTTTCCTGCCCCCAATGGTTCGACGGGCGTCGGCACCGACTTCGGCCTCACGCTGCCGCAGGGCATCTCAGCACGCCTCACGACAGCGTGCGCCTTGATAGCTATGAGATCGTAGTATTGTCGTCGGGAGCTGTCGAAGCTTTGAGACCGAGGATCTTGCGTAGGCGCCCGATCCGCGGTCAAGCCAATGGCGCTCTAAGAGATGCACTCCATACTCAAGCTGATGATCGCGACTGCGGTCTGACGGCGCGCAAATGGAGGACATTATGGCGTGGCGTGACGACAAGGCCCGGGCAACTCTGATCCGCGATGCAGCGGGTAACGTTCAGCCGGGCAAGAGCCCCCGGGCCTTTGCCGAGCCCTTGTTCGGTTACACCAATATCGAGGACCTCGCCAATTGCGATGCCGCTTCGCTTGCCCTCCTGGCGGAGCAAGCTTGGGAACACGTGCAGCGGCGCACGGCAGGCAGCGCCGAAATCCGCATCGTCAATCCGACGATGCCGGACGGGCGCGAGATTTCGGTGCTCGAAATCCTCAACGACAATATGCCCTTCCTGTTCGATTCCACCATGGCGGAGCTCGCCGAGCAGGGCATCGAAGTCAGCCTCGTCGCCCACCCGATCATCGCGGTGGAGCGCGATGACCAGGGCAAGCTGCTGCGCTTCTACGGCGAAGCACTGCCGGAGGGAGCAAAGGGCACGCGCGAAAGCCTGATTCATCTCCACATCGCCCGCCTGGACGCCGATGCCGACCGCCAGAAGCTGATCGACGGCCTCACCAGGACCTTGGACAACGTCCGCGCCTGCGTCGCCGACTGGCGCGCCATGCGCGACCGCGTCGAGGAAGCGATCAAGACTTTCTCTTCAAATCCGCCACCGCTGCCGATCGACGAGGTCGCCGAAGCCAACCAGTTCCTGCAGTGGCTCTGCGCGGACAATTTCACCTTCCTTGGCGTGCGCGAATATCGCTTCTCGCCCGACAGCGATGCGTCCGACGACATTACAACCGGCGAAGGCCTCGGCATCTTGCGCGACCCCGATGTGAAGGTCCTGCGCCGCGGCACCGAAATGGTGGTGATGACGTCGGAAATTCGCGAGTTCATGCGCGAGCCAACCTTGCTGATCGTCGTCAAGGCCAATGTCTCCAGCCGCGTCCATCGCCGCATCCGGATGGATTATGTCGGCATCAAGCTCTATACGCTCGACGGCCGGCTCGAGGGCGAATTGCGCGTTGTCGGCCTGTTCACCTCAGGCGCCTATACCCGCTCGGTACGACAGATTCCTTATGTCCGCCACAAGGTTTCGCGGGCGCTCCAGCGCGCCGGCTTCGACCCGAACGGCCATTCCGGCAAGGCGCTCATGCATATTCTCGAAGAATATCCGCGTGACGAACTGTTCCAGATCGACGTCGACACTCTCTACAATTTCGTCATCGAGATCCTGATCCTCTACGAGCGCCCCCGCGTCCGGGCGCTGGCGCGAGTGGACAAGTTCGATCGCTTCGTATCCATCCTCACCTTCATTCCACGCGAGAAATACGACACCGACGTCCGCACCCGTGTCGGTGCCTTCTTGTCGCAGGTCTACAAGGGGACCCTGGCCGCCTCCTACGTATCATTCCCTGAAGGGGCGCTTGCGCGGGTCCACTACATCGTCGGACGCTATGAAGGCAAAACTCCCGTGGTCGAGCGCGCCACGCTCGAAGCCGGGATCAGCGCCATTGCCGCGACCTGGGCCGACAAGCTGAAGGCCGCGCTCACTGCGTCAACCGATGGCATGCGGGCACGCATGCTCACCAACCGCTATGCCCAAGCGTTTAGCGGCGGCTATACCGAGGTTTTTACTGCGGAACAGGCGATCATCGATATCGACACCATCGAAAAGCTCACGCCGATCCGTCCGGTGACGATTTCGGTTCATCGCGACGATGGCGAGGACGATCCCAGGCGCTTCGGTCTAAAGGTGTTCTCGGACGCGGCACCGCTGTCGCTGTCCTATCGCGTGCCCGTGATCGAAAATCACGGCCTGCGCGTGGTCAACGAACGTACCTATCAGATCGTACCCCGCACCAGGCAGGTGCCGGTATGGCTGCACGACATGACGATCGAGACTAGCGACCGCGAGCCGATCGAGATCAACCCGGAGCTCAGCCAGCGCCTGGAAGCCTCGATCATGGCGGTGGTCGGCGATCGCGCCGAATCCGATGGATATAACGCGCTCATCCTGCGCACAGCCCTGGGCTGGCGGGAAGTCTCGACCATCCGGGCGCTGTCGCGCTACCTGCACCAGATCCGCGCTCCGTTCACCCAGGATTATATGTGGGAGACCTTGCGCAAGAACGCCACGATCACGGCCACCCTCCTCGCGCTGTTCCAGACTCGCCTCGATCCACGCCTCGCCTCCACGGAGCCCGAGCGCTCGGCACGCGAGACGGCCCTGCTTGCCGAGATCGAAGAGCAGCTCAAATCCGTCGCCTCGCTCGATGAAGACCGCATCCTGCGCCGCTTCACCAATCTGGTGCAGGCAACCATCCGCACCAATCTGTGGCAGGTTGGCGAGGATGGACATCCGCGTCCGGTGATCTCCTTCAAGTTCGACGCGCGCCGGATCGACGACCTGCCGGTTCCACGACCTCTCTACGAGATCTTCGTCTATTCACCTCTTGTCGAAGGAATTCACCTGCGCTTCGGCAAGGTTGCGCGCGGTGGCTTGCGCTGGTCCGACCGGCCGCAGGATTTCCGTACCGAGATCCTCGGCCTAGTGAAAGCGCAGCAGGTGAAGAACGCCGTGATCGTGCCGGTCGGCGCCAAGGGCGGCTTCGTGCCCAAGCGCCTGCCGGCGCCTTCCAACCGCGACGCGTGGCTCGCGGAAGGTACCGAAGCCTATCGCATCTTCGTTCGCTCGCTGCTCGAACTTACCGACAATCTCGACGGCGACATCGTCGTGCCGCCCGAATCCACCGTGCGCCATGACGTCGACGACCCCTACCTTGTCGTCGCCGCCGACAAGGGCACCGCCACCTTCTCCGACGTCGCCAATGCGATATCGGTCGAGAAGAACCATTGGCTGGGCGATGCCTTCGCCTCCGGCGGCAGTCAGGGCTATGACCACAAGAAGATGGGGATCACGGCGCGCGGCGCCTGGGAGGCGGTCAAACGCCACTTCCGCGAACTCGGCACAGACATCCAGACCATGCCGTTTACCGCGGTCGGCGTAGGCGACATGTCCGGCGACGTTTTCGGCAATGGCATGCTGCTCTCGCCGGCGACAAAGCTTGTGGCGGCTTTCGATCATCGCGACATCTTCATCGATCCCTCGCCTGATCCTTCGATCAGCTTCGCCGAGCGCAAGCGCCTGTTCGACCTGCCGCGATCGAGCTGGCAGGACTACGACAAGTCGCTGATCTCGCAGGGCGGCGGCGTGTTCTCGCGCCAGCTCAAGGCGATTCCGCTCGCTCCTGAAGTGCGCACCCTGCTCGATCTCGACAAGCCGCAAGCCACGCCTTTCGAGGTGATGACGGCGATCCTGAAGGCGCGCGGGGACCTCTTGTGGTTTGGCGGCATCGGCACCTATGTCCGCTCCTCCGGGGAAACCGAGGATCAGGTCGGCGACCGCGCCAACGATCCGATCCGCATCACGGGCGGCGACGTGCGCGCCCGGGTGATCGGCGAAGGTGCCAATCTCGGCGTCACCCAGCGCGGCCGCATTGAAGCGGCGCAGAAGGGCGTCAAGCTCAATAACGACGCCATCGACAATTCGGCCGGCGTGAACACGTCGGACGTCGAAGTCAATATCAAGATCGCGCTGGCGCGCCTCGAGCGCGAGGGACGCCTCAGCCCCGTCGACCGCAACAGCCTGCTAGCCGCGATGACCGACGAGGTCGGCGCGCTGGTGCTGCGCAACAACTATCTGCAGACGCTGGCGCTCTCGCTCGCTGAGCGCAAGGGCGTCGCCGAGACCGGCTTCCTCACCCGCCTGATGCAGTCGCTCGAGCAGCGCGGCTTACTTAGCCGCGCGGTGGAGTTCCTGCCCGACGACGCAGCGCTCACCGAGCGCACACGGCGTGGCCAGTTCCTGACGCGGCCCGAGCTTGCCGTGTTGCTCGCCTACGCCAAGCTGACCCTCTACGATGACCTGCTCGTCACCAACGTGCCCGATGACCCCTATCTTGCTCGCGAACTATCTCAGTATTTTCCGCGCGAGGTTCAGGACAAATTCCCGACAGCGGTCGAATTCCATCGACTGCGGCGGGAGATCATCGCGACCAGCCTCGCCAATGCGGTGATCAACCGCGGCGGCCCCGCCTGCGTCGTGCGCCTGATCGACGAGACGGACGCCGATATCCCGACCATCGTCATGGCCTACGTGGCGGTCGATGAATGCTACGGGCTGAAGTGGCTCAATGACGCGATCGATGCGCTCGATACCTTCATCGATGGGCAGGTGCAGCTGTCTCTCTACGCTTTTGTGCAAGACCTACTGCTCTCCCGCATGGTCTGGTACGTGCGCAATGTCGATTTCACGGACAGGCTGGAGGCCGTCGTCGCGCGCTTCGGCCCGGCTATTCGCCAGATCGTCGCCGGGCTCGACACCACCCTGCCGCCGGACTTGCAGGCCGCACGTGCCAAACGTCGGCAGGACCTGACCGATGCCGGTGTCCCGGCCGGCCTCGCCAGCGAGCTCGCCGATCTCGACGCCCTGGTCTCGGCACCCGACATCGTGACGGTTGCGGAGCGCACCACCCGCCCCATCGGCGACGCCGCCGCGACCTTCTTCGCCGCCGAGGCGAATTTTCGTCTCGACCGCATCATCGCCGCCGCGCGCGGCGTGCCGGCAAGCGATTATTTCGAACGCATGGCCATCGATCGCGCCGTGGAGCAGATCGCCGGCGCCGAAAGAAGACTGGCCGCGGATATGCTGGCAACCGGCCAGTCCGGCCAGCAGGCTGTCGAGACGTGGCTTGCGGCGCACCCCGAGGCGACGCGGATCCGCCGCTCGGTGGAGGAGATTGCTGCGGGCGGCCTGACGCTCGCGAAGCTGACGGTGGCCGCGAACTTGCTGGGGGACCTGGTCAAAGCCTGAGGGCGTGCGAGGTAGCGACATAGGACTCTGGCGTGCAATGTCAGGGCACGGTTGTTAGCCGGCGAATGGAGGGACCCGATGATCCACGCGACTTGCCATACCGCCGATAACGTCCGCTGTCTCGAGTTCGATGCCACACCGTGGTTCAGGGAGGCTGACGTTCCGAGTATCATCGATTTGGCCCATCGAGGCTGGGCCAGCACAACGATTGCGGACTCCCTCGAGCGCCGACGAGGATACGAAGGCCTGCATGAACTCGTTGAGTATGTGGCGAAGCGACTGCAACCCGACTCCCTCGAGGATCCAGCTTGGGAAGCCTTCGAGTGTATCGTCGACGGGCCGGACGCGGTGGCCTGGCTCGAGAGAAACCGGCCTGATGTTGCGGCAAGAATCCCGAGCCAGAGCCGGGATCAACCGTAAGCAATCCCGCTCTTGCAGCGGCACCGAAAAGGTTGTTGGGGACAGACCGCCGACGGAAACGTGTCGCGCCCAGACGGTGCGAGCAATCGGTCCTCGGCTGCCCCTTGGTGTCAGCAATTGTCGTCCGAAATCCAGGCGTTCGCAGTTTTGTATCGAATGGCCCAGGTTTGGCCCGGAACGATTCGAACGTCCGCCCTAGCGAGGTAGACAATGCGCGTTCGCGCTCGAACTTCGGCTTGACGGCGCTGCCGCCCCTCGCACGCAGTGGCGATCGAACGAAGTCTCCAATGAAAGTCTCCTGAAACGGGAATATTTCAGGTTATGGCCGGAGACTTTCCGCGAATTCTCGCCAAGGTTGTCGATTTTCGGAGCCCGGAGACCCCACCCAACATGCGAAATATCCCGTATTTTGCGGGCATTTCGCGCGCGGTGCGCATTCAATCTTAGGTCGAATGACTGCTTGGCTGACCTCGCAGGGATCGAACTCCCATATTCCCGATCGAAAAAATCTCTTTGAAAAATCGAGAGAATTTCGCCTTGTTTCTCGAAACTTGGGGTCGGAGACTTTGCACCTGCTCGCTGCCAGGCACTCCGGCGGCCATGAGCGGAGCTTGATCCGTGCGGTTCTAGGTGCAGAGAAGCTGGCGCGAACTTGTCACTTTCCCTTCCCTGTCTGTGTCTCGAGACGCCGGCTGTAGCGGGACATCGCAAAACAGAAGGCGAAATAGATAACGGCGACGAAGATGTAGACCTCGACGCTGAACTGTTGCCAGCCGGGATCGATGATCGCCGTCTTCGGCGTAGTCAGGAGGTCGAAGATACCGATGATCAGGACGAGGCTTGTGTCTTTGAAGAAGGCGATGAATGTGTTCACCAGCGGCGGGATCACGTGACGGATGGCCTGTGGCAGGATGATCAGCCGGTCGCGATTGCGGCGCGTCGGTTGCTGCGTCCATGGAGCTTACTTAAAGGCTGCTGTCCGGCAGGTCCAGCACGGTGCTCACTCGGCGATGGTTTTGCGCTCACAACCGGCCGCTCGCTTAATTCGCCACCGCGGCGTCTGCTCTGAGCCGTTGGTGATTACTGCGCTGGCGCAGCGATGGTCGGGACCGTTTTCTCATTCAGCCCGCCCAGGCAGTTGCCCAGCTGAAATCATAATGCATGCTCAATGCTTTCATCGCGACGACTACACCCAGAACGCAGATGATCTGCAATAGCGTCCTCGTCGAGAAAACCTTGTTGAACAGCGTCATATGATCTTCCGCTTTTGCTCAGTCATATTGTCAGCGAGCCGGGTGGCATCGGACCTAGCGTCGGTGACCTAGACGAATCCCAAGCTTGAGCGCTTTCTGCCGCAGCGAACCCTCACTACGTTTTGTAAGCTTCGCAATTTTAACGACGGGTGTTTTCGCCCTTGAGTGCGCACGCAACTCCTTCACATCGGCTTTGGTGTATTCGCGACGCACGACCGTCCTCTTTGCTTTTTTAGGCACTCAATATTCCTTGATTGTGAGGGCGCCTTACTACCACAGACAGCTTGAGCAGCAAGTCATCAGCTTTAGCCGCGATGGATAGCGATTCGGAATCCGTGTACACCGGAAAGCAACTGCATGGCAGTTCGGGTCTATCACGATCTGTAACGAGGAACTAACCCCAATTACATACCCCTTCCGAACTTAGGAAATCACTAGGCGCTTGCTTCTAAATGAGATTCTTCCTTCAAGTATGTTGATGCACAAGTATCCCACTCGATACCCCACTTGCACGTTTGATCACGGCTGCTGCTCCCGGAACCGAAATGATCAAGCATGATCTAACGCGCTTGCACAAATCGGAGCGGTTGAGCTCCACACGTGCGGCTGATGCGACCATCTCGGCATGGAGGGGTACGGCGCCTCATCAGGCGGAGGCATGACAATGCTGGCCGGTCCAGCCCATCCAGGGGAAGTTTGGACTTGGTCCGGCCAGCGAGATCTAACATCCACATCTCAACGACCGCTTCGCGCCAAATCCAGACCTTCCGCCATCGGCGCTTTTCGACCCTGAGCGGACATCCTTACGAGCGACGGTTGCAGCGAAGATGATCTAATTGCATCAACCTACAGTTGCCATTGTCAAACACGGCGCCATTCTCAATTTCTGGTTGTCACGGTCTTTGGGAGTGTTTCGCGATCCATCAACAAAACATGATCACTATGTCCGGCTTCGATCTT
This genomic interval from Bradyrhizobium sp. NP1 contains the following:
- a CDS encoding NAD-glutamate dehydrogenase — translated: MEDIMAWRDDKARATLIRDAAGNVQPGKSPRAFAEPLFGYTNIEDLANCDAASLALLAEQAWEHVQRRTAGSAEIRIVNPTMPDGREISVLEILNDNMPFLFDSTMAELAEQGIEVSLVAHPIIAVERDDQGKLLRFYGEALPEGAKGTRESLIHLHIARLDADADRQKLIDGLTRTLDNVRACVADWRAMRDRVEEAIKTFSSNPPPLPIDEVAEANQFLQWLCADNFTFLGVREYRFSPDSDASDDITTGEGLGILRDPDVKVLRRGTEMVVMTSEIREFMREPTLLIVVKANVSSRVHRRIRMDYVGIKLYTLDGRLEGELRVVGLFTSGAYTRSVRQIPYVRHKVSRALQRAGFDPNGHSGKALMHILEEYPRDELFQIDVDTLYNFVIEILILYERPRVRALARVDKFDRFVSILTFIPREKYDTDVRTRVGAFLSQVYKGTLAASYVSFPEGALARVHYIVGRYEGKTPVVERATLEAGISAIAATWADKLKAALTASTDGMRARMLTNRYAQAFSGGYTEVFTAEQAIIDIDTIEKLTPIRPVTISVHRDDGEDDPRRFGLKVFSDAAPLSLSYRVPVIENHGLRVVNERTYQIVPRTRQVPVWLHDMTIETSDREPIEINPELSQRLEASIMAVVGDRAESDGYNALILRTALGWREVSTIRALSRYLHQIRAPFTQDYMWETLRKNATITATLLALFQTRLDPRLASTEPERSARETALLAEIEEQLKSVASLDEDRILRRFTNLVQATIRTNLWQVGEDGHPRPVISFKFDARRIDDLPVPRPLYEIFVYSPLVEGIHLRFGKVARGGLRWSDRPQDFRTEILGLVKAQQVKNAVIVPVGAKGGFVPKRLPAPSNRDAWLAEGTEAYRIFVRSLLELTDNLDGDIVVPPESTVRHDVDDPYLVVAADKGTATFSDVANAISVEKNHWLGDAFASGGSQGYDHKKMGITARGAWEAVKRHFRELGTDIQTMPFTAVGVGDMSGDVFGNGMLLSPATKLVAAFDHRDIFIDPSPDPSISFAERKRLFDLPRSSWQDYDKSLISQGGGVFSRQLKAIPLAPEVRTLLDLDKPQATPFEVMTAILKARGDLLWFGGIGTYVRSSGETEDQVGDRANDPIRITGGDVRARVIGEGANLGVTQRGRIEAAQKGVKLNNDAIDNSAGVNTSDVEVNIKIALARLEREGRLSPVDRNSLLAAMTDEVGALVLRNNYLQTLALSLAERKGVAETGFLTRLMQSLEQRGLLSRAVEFLPDDAALTERTRRGQFLTRPELAVLLAYAKLTLYDDLLVTNVPDDPYLARELSQYFPREVQDKFPTAVEFHRLRREIIATSLANAVINRGGPACVVRLIDETDADIPTIVMAYVAVDECYGLKWLNDAIDALDTFIDGQVQLSLYAFVQDLLLSRMVWYVRNVDFTDRLEAVVARFGPAIRQIVAGLDTTLPPDLQAARAKRRQDLTDAGVPAGLASELADLDALVSAPDIVTVAERTTRPIGDAAATFFAAEANFRLDRIIAAARGVPASDYFERMAIDRAVEQIAGAERRLAADMLATGQSGQQAVETWLAAHPEATRIRRSVEEIAAGGLTLAKLTVAANLLGDLVKA